Within Patescibacteria group bacterium, the genomic segment TGAAAGCTCTGACGTGACTGACGGTAACGCTGCTGACGGCTTCCCGGCCATCACTTTGGTTGCCTCATCTGGCACTGCCACGATTGGCAACGCTGATTACGCCGCTGCCGCCACGACTACTTTAACTCTAACTATCGCTGCTTCCGCCACAGGCAACACAGCCATTACTGTTACTCCAACCTACGCCGTTGCCGGAGCCGGTCAAATTGACGATGTCGCCGCAGCCAACAATGAAATGGCTGATGCCGAAACCGTGGCTGGCGCTGACGGCGCGGCGCCGATTGTTACGGCCGTCGCACTTTCTCTCACCTCTAGCAACGTTATTACTTTCACTTATTCAGAGGTTATGACTGTAACGAACGGCGCTTCAACTGCCACTAAGGGCGATACTACTGTTGCTGGCACGGTAGCTGGCTTTGGTTCTTTTGCCACGGCTGGCAATGTGACTGTTGCCACCGTCAAAAATACTGTTGGCGGTAATGGTACAACTGTTCTTACAGTCACTTTGGCCAATGAAGCGGCCAGTTATTTAGCCGGAACTTCAACTACTGAACCGTCAGGCGTCTTTACGCCTGTGGGGAGTGCTGAAGTTAAGGACGCAGTGAATCTTCAAGTTAACACTGTCAATACGCCAACCACCACTGGCGGTGGATCTTGGGATTTGGCCAAGCCGACGATTACTTCAGTCACTGTTTCCGATGCAGCGAGCAATGATGGTAAAATTGATCGCGCGGTTTTGGTTTTGAACTCAGCCATGAGAGACGCGAACGTTACTGACTCTAACGGAGCTTTGGGCGGTTTGGCCGGTACTTTCACCACGGGCGCTCCTAATGACGCGACAACAACTTTCAACATCACTGATCCAAGCACTCAACCCGTTAATACTGCCTTAGGCGCACACACAAGTTTCCTCTACAGCGGCGCCACAACATTAATCACTGACTTGGTCGGTAACTTACTTGACACAACTGTTGACGGTCAAATTGCCGCCGCTGATATTGTTGAAACAGATGGCGCGCAGCCGATTGTTACGGCCGTCGCACTTTCTCTCACCTCAAATCGCGACGTTATTACTTTCACTTATTCAGAGGCTATGACCGTGACGAACGGCGCTTCAGCCACAGGAAGAGGTGATATTACTGGAGCGGGCGTAGTGGGCGGTTTTGGTACATTTGCTACAACTGGCAATGTGACCGTCCCCACCACTAAAAACACGGTTGGTGGCAGTGGCACAACTGCTCTTACGGTTACTTTGGCAAACGAGGCCACAGGTTATATGAACAACACTTCCACCACAGAACCCTCTGGCGTCTTTACGCCAGCGACGAGCGTCCAGGTGGTTGATGCGGCATCAAACCAAGTTAACAATCTTAACGCTCCAACCGCTACTGGCGGCGGTACTTGGGATTTAACAAAACCAACTATTACCTCAGCAACTGTCTCTGATGCCTCCGGCAGCAATGGCAAAGTTGATCGCGCGGTTTTGGTTTTGAACTCAGCCATGAGAGACGCGAACGTTACTGACTCTAACGGAGCTTTGGGCGGTTTGGCCGGTACTTTCACCACGGGCACTGCCAATGACGCAACAACAACTTTCAATTTAACCAGTGACGCGGCTCAGCCGGTTAATACCGCTTTGGGCGCGCACACTCAATTCAACTACACTGGCGCCACAACTTTCCTTATTGATCTTGCGGGAAATCTTTTGGATACAGTGAGTGATGGCGCGATTGCTGATGGTGATATTGTGGAGACCGACGGAGCGGTTCCGATTCTTGTTTCCGCTACTTATCGTGACCTTGACAGCAATGGCGCGGTTGATACTTTGCGCACCACTTGGTCGGAAAATGTGACAATGACTGGTAGTACTGCAGTTGACTGGACGATTGTTGGCGGTTCAATTACTGCCGCTTTCAGCGCGGCAGCCAATGATGCTGTTGCGGGTACAACTTTAGATGTTACAGTCACTGCTGATGCCAATGAGACATCAAGCGGGGTCGCTCCAACTATTGCTTACGATAATGATGATGTCAATAACAGCGTGGTTGATGGTGCGACGAACGCGGCTGGCACAAATGCCGCCGCAACCGCAACTGACGCGGCCGCTCCGGCCGTTGCTACTGCTATTTTTTACGATGCTTCGCCGGCAACTAACGATGGAAAACTTGATCGTATCTCCGTTATTTGGTCCGAGAATATTAGCGCCGTGGCCGATGGCAGCGCTGATTGGGCAATTTCTTCCGCGGCGAATTTTGCCGCTCTCACTGAAACCGCAGTTATTTGCAACAGTGGCGCCGCTGCGGTCAATGAATGCCGATACACCTTCACAACCACTACAGTTAAAACAAACGTGGGCGACTTAAGTCTTGCTTACACTGCCGGTACTTCTGTCACTGACGGCACAAACACGGCGGCGAGCAAAACCTTAACCTCTGCTTCATCTCCACCCTTCACTGATGGCGCAAATCCGGTCGTTGCTTCCACCTCTCCTGCTGACGGCGCGACAAGCGTTGCCTTGGACGCCAGCTTCTCTATCACTTTCTCGGAAGCCATGACTACGACTGATATCACAACAACTACTCTCGGCAGATCTCCTACTTTTACTCTCGGTTCAGCTGTTTGGTCTTCTGGCGATACGGTTGTCACTTACGCTTCGCATGATGCTTGGGCTGGTCTGCAAATCTATACAATTGATTTGGTCCAAGGATCAATCAATTCGGCGGCCCTATTAGACAGCACTCTTGATAATTCAGCCATAGTCGCCGATCCTTACACCTTTACTACTGTCGCGGCTTCTGGCGGCGGCGGTGGCGGCGGAGGAGGATTACCGGCTTCTGTCACGGTTACAACTCCAAATGGCGGAGAAACCCTGACTGGCGGCGGAACATACAACGTTACCTGGTCCGCTCCGGGCGTGGCTGACACAATTAATCTTTACTACTCACTCGATTCCGGCATTAACTTCCCGAACACTATTGCCACAGCGCAAACAAACGATGGCTCCTACACTTGGACCGTGCCGAACATTTCTTCGAGCACTGTCAAGGTAAAAGCCGTGAGCGGTTCGTTGAGTGATATTTCCGATGCCAACCTTGCTATTACTTATACGACTCCGACGGTTTCTATCGTGAATTCAACGATTGCGGCTTCTCCGACTTCGGTTGTGGCTAATGGCACAAGTTTCTCCATCATTACTGTTACCGTGAAAGACGCCGCGAGCGTTCCGCTCTCGGGTAAAGTTGTGACCCTGGCTTCAAGCCGCGGTACAACCGATACAGTGACGACTGTGACTGGCACGACCGGCGCGGATGGTAAAGCGACTTTCAATGTTTATTCAAGCACGGCCGGCACTTCCACATATACCGTGACGGCGCAGGGCACAGTTCTCACAAGCACGGTCTCTGTTGTCTTCACTGCGGTTGGTGCGCCGACTACTCCCGGCACAGGCGAAACCCCAACATCAATTTCAGTTGGTGACCTGATCAAGAGCCCGCTTTCCACGTCAGTTTATTACTATGGATCCGATAACAAGCGCCATGTCTTCCCAAATGAGAAGACATACAAATCATGGTACGTTGATTTCTCCGGCATCAAATCCGTCACCGCTTCACAACTTCAAGGTATTGCCTTGGGCGCGAACGTCAAAGTTCGTCCCGGCACGGTGCTCGTGAAAATTGATACAGATCCTAAAGTCTACGCCGTTGAACCGAGCGGACTCCTTCGATGGGTTCCGACCGAAGCGCGCGCGCTTACTCTCTACGGTTCTGCTTGGGCTTCAAGAATCATTGACGTCCCGCTTATCTTCTGGGTTGATTACTCTTTCGGAAGCGACATCACAACTGACGCTCACCCGACCGGTGCTCTGATTCAATATACTGGCACGACCGACAAATATTACATCCAGGGCGCGGAAAGACGCTTGATCTCCACCGCCGGCTTCACGGCCAACAAGTTCCAGCTGTCCAATGTTCTCGCGGCTCCGACCACCATCTCCTACACGTTGGGTACGCCGATCACTGCCGAGGACACAGCACTGACCAGGATTTATTAGAACTAGACAGATTAAGATAAAAACCAGGCCGGTTTTCCCGGTCTGGTTTTTTGTGGTATAATGATGGCGACTGGGAGTAATATACTTGTGGATAATTCGTTATATTAATAATAAAATAATACTAAATTTTGTAAAATTGTTTTTGTTCAGCCATTTTTAACTTTAAATTTTTAATTTTAAACTTGACTGAGCGAAGCGAAGGAACTTATGGCAGAACAAATCAAAAAGGGTTTTTTCAAAGTATTGCCATTGTCGGTGGTAATGCTCATGATCATAAGCATCTCTCTTGGCGTTTGGTACAGTATGCCGGTTAAACTGGCAAAAGCAGCCGCCCTGGCGCCTCTCACTACCACATACCGAGACGCGAATGCTAACGGAACAGTTGACAACGTCAGACTTACTTTCACGAATGTTACCGCTTGCACTTATGAAGCGGGTGACTGGTCAGTGGCCTTGGCCGGGACAGTTGGTGTGACGGGCGTAACCGGATTTACCAATTCCGCTAGCTGCACGACTGACGAATATATTGATGTGGCTGTCACGGTTTCTACTACCAATACTACTGGCGGAGCTGTTAATCCGCAAATTACTTACACAAACCAAGGCACGTTAGCGAGCGTAGTCGCTGATGCAAATGACGGCACGGCGACCTTCACGGCGACTGATGCGGCCGCTCCGGTTTATGTCAGCTCCAAAACATTGGATAACAACAAAAATGGCACAGTCGACTATATTAAAATAACCTATTCAGAATCAATTCTTGATAGTTCGGTAGCAGGTACTGATTTTGCGGCTGGTATTGCTGATACAACAGTTGGGAATCTAACTGAGTCATACGCTTCCCTTACTCCCGCCACTGGCAATGAAATAGATGCAGCCAATGATGCTTATATCTACGTTGGCGTAACTTCAGGCACTGAGACAATTTCTACGAACAAAACAGATTACACCTTAAAGATTGAACAAGTTGACGCAGTTACTGACAGTATTCCGAACAGTCTTGCTTCTTTTACTCTCAAAACCTCCACTGACGGCGCCGCTCCTTATCTCGTTTCTGCAGCTTACACAGATTCTACCGCTGACGGTAAGGTTGACCAAGTGGCTTTTGCCTTTTCTGAAGTAACAACCTTTACCGCGATTACTGCCGCGGATTGGGCATTCTCCACAGCTGGCGATGTCGGACTTGTTGGTGATTTCGCCCTTGCCGAATGCGTGGGTTCAGGGACCGTAGCCACTATTACTTGCACTGACGTTGGCACGGGTACGGTTGACGCCACTGCCGCGAGAACCGGTAAGCAAAGTGGGGCCGGCACTGAACCAGCTTTTACTTATACTAATAACACCAATAACATTAGTGATGGCGGCGGTGGAAATAATACTCCCACTTTTGGTCCGATATCCTTGGTTGACGTCGCCGCTCCAGTCATTGCGACCACCTCTCCGGCCGACAACGCAACTGATGTGGCTTTGGACGCGAATCTTGTCATCACTTTTTCCGAGACGATGACTACATCCTCTGTTACCGGCGCGATAGCTAGAACTCCTGCCTTTACTCTTGGCGCGGCGTCATGGAACGCTGCGAGTACAATTCTTACTTTTTCCGCTCACGACGCTTTCGCCGGCATGCAGCTCTACGCCGTCACCTTAGCCGGAACAATCGCCTCAGCAGCCACAACTGACGGAAATCTTGGCGCCGGTCCGGTGGCCAATCCCTTTGACTTTACCACTGTCGCGGCTTCAAGCGGCGGCGGCGGAGGAGGATTACCTGCTTCTGTCTCGGTCACAACTCCGAATGGCGGAGAAACCCTGGTCGGTGGCGGAACTTACAATGTTACTTGGTCGTCAACCGGAACCGTTACTGATCTCCTAAGCATTTATTACTCAACTGACTCTGGTATTAATTTCCTAAACACGATTGCTACCGGAGAAACAAACGACAGCGCCTACACTTGGATCGTGCCAAATACTGCAACCGGAACTGCCAAAATAAAAGTGGTGAGCGGAAGTTTAAACGATATTTCTGACGCCAATTTTACCATTACTTATTCTGCCTCGGCGGTTTCTGCCGCGAACTCCACCATTTCCGCAACGCCCGCAACAGTCACGGCTAATGGGACAACGGAATCAACGGTGACCATCACTGTGAAAGACGCGAGCAGCAATCTTCTCTCGGGCAAAGTTGTAACTTTGGCTTCTTCTCGCGGCACTTCTGATACTGTGACGACCGTGACGGGCACGACTGGCGCAAATGGTGTGGCTACCTTTAAAGTTAAATCAAGTACGGCTGGCACTTCAACTTATACGGCGACCGCCGCGGGTGTGGTACTTTCCGGTACTGCCACAGTCGTCTTTACGGCTCCGGGAGAAGTCGGGGAAACGCCGACCGCGATCAATGTCGGCGACTTAATCAAGAGCCCGCTTTCCACTTCGGTTTATTACTATGGTTCTGATGGAAAGCGCCACCTCTTTCCAAATGAGAAAACCTACAAATCCTGGTACGTTGATTTCTCCGGAATTAAGTCCGTCTCTGCCTCGCAACTTCAAGGTATTGCCCTCGGTCATAATGTTACTGTCCGCCCTGGCACAGTGCTCTTGAAAATTCAAACAGATCCTAAGGTTTATGCCGTTGAACCGGGCGGTCTTCTCCGCTGGGTCCCGACCGAAGCGCGGGCTTCTACACTTTACGGTTCTGCTTGGGCGACAAAGATAATTGATGTGCCGCTTGTCTTCTGGGTTGACTACACCTTTGGTTCTGACATTACGACGGACATTCATCCAACCGGCGCTGTGGTTCAATACACAGGCACGACTGACAAATATTATGTCCAAGGCACGGAAAAGCGCCTGATCTCTACCGTCGGCTTTACGGGAAACCACTTCCAGTTGTCAAACGTCCTTACTGTCCCGACTTCCATTACCTACACAACTGGCACGCCCTTGACGGCCGAGGAGACATCTTTGTCGAGGATTTACTAGCATAAAATCAGATATAGAAAAAATCAGGCCGGATTTTCCGGTCTGGTTTTTTTGTGGTATAATAATGACGGTTCACTGTAAAATACTTGTGGAAGATTCGTTATTATTAATAATATAAATTTTATAAATTAACTTCGATCATTTGTCATTGCGAGCGCCGAAGGCGCGCGGCAATCTCAAAAATTGGGATTGTCCCGATGGCTTCGCCATCGAGGATCCTCGACGATGTCGGGACTTTATCGCTTTGCTCCTCGCAATGACTTGAGATGAAGCAAAAAAATTTATGGCAGAAAAAATCAAAAAAGGCTTTTTCAAAGTATTGCCATGGTCAATGGTGATACTTTTAATTGCCAGTGTGTCTATTGGCATCTGGTACAGTTTTCCGGTTCATTTGGCAAAGGCAGCCGCCCTGGCGCCGCTTACTACCACATACATAGATCTGAACACCGACGGAACGGTTGACAACATCAAACTTACTTTTACGAATGTTACCGCCTGCACCTACGAAGCGAGCGATTGGACCGTAGCCGTGGCTGGAACGATAAATGTAACGGCCGTGACTGGTTTTACCAATTCCGCTAGCTGCACGACTGACGAATATATCAATGTGGCCGTAACCACCACATCTCAAATTACCGGCGGAGTTACTAACCCACAAATTATTTATACAAATGGAGGCACGTTAGGGAGTGTAGTCGCCGACGCAAATGACGGTACAGCGACCTTCACGGCTACCGACGCTTCAAAGCCAGTCATCAAAACAATTACTTACAAAGATGCTGATGGCGACGGGAAAATTGACCGCATGACCCTTACTTATACAGAAACCGTCACCGCCGCTTCAGTCCTCGCGGCCAATGACTTGATCTTCGGCGATGTAGGTAGTTTCTTTGGCGCGGCTTTTGGCGCTAATAACACTGACCTTATTTCTGGTTCTGTTGCTTCGACTGACGTCAATCTCGGGACGGAAGCAAGTATTGTCGCTACACATGATGATTCTGGTACTCTAGCGGTTTCCACTCAAAATGTGTTTTCTTTGACTGATGGGACAAACACAAATAGCACTACTGGCAATCAATCTCAAGCCACTTACGCCGATGGTGCTGGCCCGGTTCTTATCGGCGGGCAATATACTGATGATGATGGCGACGGAGACCTTAATTTTCTTAATGTCTCTTGGTCTGAAGATGTAGTGGTGACTGGCAGTACAGCAGTTGATTGGACGATTACCGGAGGTTCGGTGAATGCAGTTTATGCAACTTCCGGTGACTTTCCCTTGGCTGTTACATATCCATTAGTAGTTACCTCTGACCCTAATGAAACGGGCGGAGCGGTTGATCCGACAGTTTCTTATGATAATGATGATTTAAATGGCAGCGTAGTAGATAGTTATTCTAACGCTGCTGGTACGACGGGGCCAGTTTCTGTAGTTGACATGGCTTCGCCGATTGCAGTTTCCGCGGTTTACAAAGACACAAACAACAATGGCACGGTTGACCGCATTGACATTACCTTGAGCGTTGACGTTGGTTTAACCTGCAGTTGGGACGCGGGAGATTGGTTAATTCCAACGCCCGGCAGCATCACAGCAGCCTCTCCTTCGGCTTGCGGCATTTCGGGCAATGATGTTCAGATTACTATTTCAGCTGACGCGAATGAAACTGGCGGAATGACTGATCCAACAATTAATTATGTTAATGCGTCCCCCAAAAATAGCGTAGCTGATGGCTCGATGAATTCAATGCAACCTTTTGCCAGCCCGGTTACCGCAACCGACGGCGCCGCTCCGGTTTTTTTGACTACTTCTCCGGCGGACAACGCAACTGGCGTGGAGATGGCCGCGAATTTGGTTATCACTTTCTCTGAACCAATGACTACAGCCTCTGTCACGGGTGCAATTGCCAGAGTTCCATCATTTACTCTCGGCTCGGCGGCTTGGACAGTTGGCGATACAGTTTTGACTTATGCTTCTCACGACGCATGGGCTGGTATGCAGAACTATGTCATCACTTTAGCTGGAACAATCGCCTCGGCGGCGGCTGGTGACGGCAATCTCGGTGCTGGTCCAGTTGCCAATCCCTTTGACTTCACTACCGTTGGAGGTTCAAGCGGCGGAGGAGTGAGCAGTATGCCCGACTCTGTTACGGTTACGGCTCCGAGTGGTGGCGAATCTTGGGTCGGAAATTCAAGCCACAACATTACTTGGTCGACGACAGGTGCAACTATCAGCAAAGTAAAACTATTATATTCTCTTGACTCCGGCATCAATTTTCCACACACAATCGCTACGAACGAAACGAACGATGGCACCTATTCTTGGACTGTTCCCAACGTGGCGAACGGTACGGCGAAAATCAAAATTGAAGGATATGATTCAAGCAGTCTCCTCGTGACATCAGATATTTCCGATGCGAACTTTGCCATCACCTATGTCACTCCCGCGCCTGGAACGCCGGAAACCCCAGGCACTCCAGGAACGCCAAGCGTTCCAGAAACTCCTTTGAACGAGCTACAGACAGGAGATCTTTTTAAGAGCCCCTTAAGCACTTCAGTTTATTACTACGGCTCCGACGGGAAACGTCACGTCTTCCCGAATGAAAAGACCTACAAGAGTTGGTATGTGGATTTCACCGGTATCAAGACTATTTCCGCCTCTCAACTTCAGGGTCTAACTCTCGGCAAAAACGTCACGGTCCGTCCCGGTACTGTTCTTTTGAAAATCCAAACTGATCCCAAGGTTTACGCGGTTGAACCAGGCGGCCTTCTCCGCTGGGTTCCGACCGAAGCAAGAATTAAAATTCTTTACGGCGATGACTGGGCAACGAAGATCATCGACGTGCCTCTTGCCTTCTGGGGCGATTACTCCTTCGGTTCTGACATTTCAACCGATACCCACCCGACCGGCGCCCTAGTTCAATATACCGGCACCACGGACAAGTACTACATCCAGGGCGCGGAGAAAAGAAAAGTCACAACCGCCGGCTTCGCGGTCAACAACTTCCGGAGCGAATATGTCCTCGCTATTCCCGCTACTCTTTACTATGCCCCTGGCGTGGATATTACCGGAGCGGAGAGCGCTTTGACGTCGATTTATTAGTAATTTTTACGAAGAAAAAAGAGACGGGTAATTTTCGCCTCTTTTTAGTTGTCACGTTTTTTGGTATACTAAACTAACGTGAGATTGAAATAATCAGATGTGTTATTCGTCTTATATAAGCAGAGGGGCCGCCCAAAGCGGTCTCCTAAATCTTAATTTAATTTTAATTAAAAATTATGAAAACATTAAGAATTTTTCTTATGGTGGCCATGGTTCTAACCGTAAGCGGCGTGAATTTGTTACCGCAAGCGGCAAATGCCTACACACCGTCTCTGACTTCGGCGGCTTTTTTGGACGCCGATCATAATGGCGCGATCGATCAGATAAAAGTAGTATTTGATTCAGATGTAACGGCTTGCAACTTTGAGGCGGGGGACTGGACATTGACTCCCGGCCACGTTGGTTTGGTTGGCCCGACCGGCAGATTAAATGGTTCGGGCGTTGACGCGGCTTGCGATGGATCAACAAATTATTTTTATCTTCTCGTTTCTGGCGACACAAACGAGACAGGTTATTCTGGACCTTATGTTCCGCCGGATATTCAGTATAAAAATTTAGGAACCGCGGGCAGCGTTACGGTTTTGGGCGCGCCAGTGCCAAATCAATCCATCGTGACTGTCGACGATACGGCAACGCCGGTTTTACGAAGTGACGGCGCGAACGCTCCAACTTATTCTGACAGCGATCATAACGGTACGGTTGATCGACTGAAATTGGTTTTTACTGAGCCGGTAAATTTTGTTTTTAATTCCTCCGATTGGGCTTGGGCGGCGGGAAGCTTAACGGGTTTTGCTCTTTCTAGTTATTCGAGTGGTGGCGCCACTTCAACGATTTATTTGAACGTCACGGCTAATGCGGGCATAACAGGTGTTGGTTCAGGCACTGCTCCAACTATTCGATATGCCGCGCTTGGTACAGGAGTAGTAGATCTTCTTGGCAATTCTATGGCGGGAATGGATGTTCCGCAAAATATCTCCGACGGTGCCTCGCCAGTCATTATTTCGACCGTGCCCACAGCCGGATCAACCGGAGTGGCTGTTACGACCTCATATGTGAGAGTAACTTTTTCCGAGCCAATGAATACCGGGGTGACTTCGCTTTCCATTGGTTCTGGAAGTTGGTTGTCTCCTTCCTGGAGTGACGCCAATAAAACAATTACTCGGTCAAGATTGGCGACCTTGGCTTATGATACAAATGTGACGGTCACGGCAAGCGGGGAAGATACAAACGGGTATTTGGTAACTTCGGGTGTTTCGCCGGCCGTGGCAAATCCTTGGAGTTTCAGAACTGTTACTGATTCGTCTTCGGCTGTTTCGGCTAGCGAGTCATTGGTTTCCGCTTCGCCGACCTCAGTTACGGCTAACGGGTCTTCTGTCTCAGTTATCACTGTGACCGTAAAAAATTCTTCCGGCAGTGTGTTGTCCGGTAGAACCGTGACCTTGTCATCAAATCGCGGTTCAACTGACACGATTGCCATTGTGAACGGAACAACTGATTCAGCGGGCAAGGCCTACTTCCAGGTTCGTTCTAACACGACCGGCAGCGCGGTTTTTACCGCGGTGGCGGACGGTACGACCATCAGCCAAACAGCAACCGTAACTTTCACGTCTGTAACGACGAGTTCGGTCTCTGCTTCAAGATCAAGTATCTATGCCACGCCATCTTCGGTGACTGCGAACAATAGTTCTTATGCCACGGTTTATGTGACCGTGCGCGATGCCTCGGACAATCTTCTCTCTGGAAAAACCGTAACACTTTATTCCAGCCGTGGGGGGACAGATACGATTTCCATTGTCAGCGGTACAACCAACTCTTCTGGTCAGGCAACCTTTCAAGTTAAATCAGGATCGACTGGCACGGCGACTCTAACCGCGGTGGCGGACGGCACGACCATCAGCCAAACAGCAACCGTAACTTTCACGAGTTCATCAACGTCATTAATTTACGGTGATCTGTTTAAGGAGTCCGGGAGCACGGCCGTGTATTATTACGCCGATAACGGGAAGAGATATGTTTTCCCAACCTCAGCGATTTATTTTTCCTGGTATTCTGATTTTTCCACTATCAAAACCGTAAGTCACGGAACAGTGACAGCAGTTCCTTTTGGCGGAAACGTGATTGTAAAACCGGGCGCATACTTGGTTCAATTTGTAAGTATGGATACACCTTTCCGTGTTCTTGATCCCAAAGTTTACGTTTTGACTTCAGGCGGACAACTGAGGTGGGTCACTTCGGCGAGTGTGGCGGCAGCTTTTTATGGGGCCGATTGGGAAAGAAAAATCGTGGCCGTGCCGGAAGTGTATAAAACCAATTACGGCGGGGCGGTAGCTGGAGCAGATGTTAATTCCGTCTCGGATTACAGCAAGGTCTCAGTTGAATCAACCGTGAGGACAATTAGCGACCTGTATTAAATAACGTAATTCAATGAAAATAATCCGTCTTTTCTTTTAAGATCAGGCGGGTTGTTTTTTAAAAGAAAAGTGGTATAATTCTTAAATATGCCCCGTAGTGAAACTTCGGCAATTATCTTTTTGGCGAAGAATAAAAGAGAATTGGCTTTCGCGGCGGGAGCATACAGGTAAATGATTAATATTTAATAAATCGAAGTTCTACTACGGGGTATGCTTAAGAAATTAAATTTAGTGGTCATTTTTAGTTTATTTGCTTTTATTTTAGGGCCGCTTGCGGCAGTTAGCGCGGATTTTGACGTTGCTCAAAACCAGTCGTATAAACCAAACGAAATTTTGGTAAAATTTAAAAATAAACAGCAGGTAGAAAAAATAATGCTTGCCCCGGGCGAGAACGTTTTTGGGGCTGTCTCTCTTTATGAAAATCGGGCTGACGTTGAATTTGCTGAACCGAATTACAAGATGACCGCCGAGACAATTGCCTCAAACGATCCATTTATTTCTAATCAGTGGTATTTGGATAAAGTAAGGGTATGGAGCGGTTGGGAAAAGAC encodes:
- a CDS encoding Ig-like domain-containing protein; protein product: MAEKIKKGFFKVLPWSMVILLIASVSIGIWYSFPVHLAKAAALAPLTTTYIDLNTDGTVDNIKLTFTNVTACTYEASDWTVAVAGTINVTAVTGFTNSASCTTDEYINVAVTTTSQITGGVTNPQIIYTNGGTLGSVVADANDGTATFTATDASKPVIKTITYKDADGDGKIDRMTLTYTETVTAASVLAANDLIFGDVGSFFGAAFGANNTDLISGSVASTDVNLGTEASIVATHDDSGTLAVSTQNVFSLTDGTNTNSTTGNQSQATYADGAGPVLIGGQYTDDDGDGDLNFLNVSWSEDVVVTGSTAVDWTITGGSVNAVYATSGDFPLAVTYPLVVTSDPNETGGAVDPTVSYDNDDLNGSVVDSYSNAAGTTGPVSVVDMASPIAVSAVYKDTNNNGTVDRIDITLSVDVGLTCSWDAGDWLIPTPGSITAASPSACGISGNDVQITISADANETGGMTDPTINYVNASPKNSVADGSMNSMQPFASPVTATDGAAPVFLTTSPADNATGVEMAANLVITFSEPMTTASVTGAIARVPSFTLGSAAWTVGDTVLTYASHDAWAGMQNYVITLAGTIASAAAGDGNLGAGPVANPFDFTTVGGSSGGGVSSMPDSVTVTAPSGGESWVGNSSHNITWSTTGATISKVKLLYSLDSGINFPHTIATNETNDGTYSWTVPNVANGTAKIKIEGYDSSSLLVTSDISDANFAITYVTPAPGTPETPGTPGTPSVPETPLNELQTGDLFKSPLSTSVYYYGSDGKRHVFPNEKTYKSWYVDFTGIKTISASQLQGLTLGKNVTVRPGTVLLKIQTDPKVYAVEPGGLLRWVPTEARIKILYGDDWATKIIDVPLAFWGDYSFGSDISTDTHPTGALVQYTGTTDKYYIQGAEKRKVTTAGFAVNNFRSEYVLAIPATLYYAPGVDITGAESALTSIY
- a CDS encoding invasin domain 3-containing protein, with amino-acid sequence MKTLRIFLMVAMVLTVSGVNLLPQAANAYTPSLTSAAFLDADHNGAIDQIKVVFDSDVTACNFEAGDWTLTPGHVGLVGPTGRLNGSGVDAACDGSTNYFYLLVSGDTNETGYSGPYVPPDIQYKNLGTAGSVTVLGAPVPNQSIVTVDDTATPVLRSDGANAPTYSDSDHNGTVDRLKLVFTEPVNFVFNSSDWAWAAGSLTGFALSSYSSGGATSTIYLNVTANAGITGVGSGTAPTIRYAALGTGVVDLLGNSMAGMDVPQNISDGASPVIISTVPTAGSTGVAVTTSYVRVTFSEPMNTGVTSLSIGSGSWLSPSWSDANKTITRSRLATLAYDTNVTVTASGEDTNGYLVTSGVSPAVANPWSFRTVTDSSSAVSASESLVSASPTSVTANGSSVSVITVTVKNSSGSVLSGRTVTLSSNRGSTDTIAIVNGTTDSAGKAYFQVRSNTTGSAVFTAVADGTTISQTATVTFTSVTTSSVSASRSSIYATPSSVTANNSSYATVYVTVRDASDNLLSGKTVTLYSSRGGTDTISIVSGTTNSSGQATFQVKSGSTGTATLTAVADGTTISQTATVTFTSSSTSLIYGDLFKESGSTAVYYYADNGKRYVFPTSAIYFSWYSDFSTIKTVSHGTVTAVPFGGNVIVKPGAYLVQFVSMDTPFRVLDPKVYVLTSGGQLRWVTSASVAAAFYGADWERKIVAVPEVYKTNYGGAVAGADVNSVSDYSKVSVESTVRTISDLY